The following coding sequences lie in one Capnocytophaga stomatis genomic window:
- the porT gene encoding type IX secretion/gliding motility protein PorT/SprT, whose protein sequence is MKKICIFSILFLLFVGSFSVWGQRRGPLMNLEHFDEKPLQWGYYFGGNMFDFKFDYNDLDYGTPTIREVKTVKNWGFNVGLSGSMRLMKYLDLRLEPGLVYNKRDLYFPGMNEKRDYLRNVRSTYIYIPLLVKFSSERWHNVKPYLTAGASMAINLSSNYNLNIDNYERIFRTQRSVFFYEMGIGLDIYTPFFRLSPSIRALFSVNNELIPDDNASSPWTGNLGGIKSRGFLINLTFE, encoded by the coding sequence ATGAAAAAAATCTGTATATTTTCCATTCTTTTTCTCCTCTTTGTCGGGAGTTTTTCTGTTTGGGGACAACGAAGAGGTCCGCTTATGAATTTGGAACATTTCGACGAGAAACCGTTACAATGGGGTTACTATTTCGGCGGAAATATGTTTGATTTCAAATTCGATTATAATGATTTGGACTATGGAACTCCCACAATACGTGAAGTCAAAACCGTTAAAAATTGGGGTTTTAACGTAGGGTTATCAGGCTCAATGCGACTTATGAAATATCTTGACCTTCGGCTTGAACCCGGTTTGGTTTATAACAAACGTGACCTCTATTTTCCCGGTATGAATGAAAAGAGAGATTATCTGCGTAATGTAAGATCTACTTATATTTATATCCCTTTGCTGGTAAAATTTAGTTCGGAACGTTGGCATAATGTTAAGCCTTATCTGACTGCCGGAGCTTCGATGGCTATCAATTTAAGTAGCAATTACAACTTGAATATTGATAATTACGAACGTATTTTCAGAACACAAAGAAGTGTTTTCTTTTATGAAATGGGAATAGGGTTGGATATTTATACACCTTTCTTTCGGCTTTCTCCCTCAATACGAGCTTTGTTTTCAGTAAATAACGAACTCATTCCTGATGATAATGCTTCAAGCCCTTGGACAGGAAATTTAGGCGGAATAAAATCACGAGGTTTTTTAATTAATCTCACTTTTGAATAA